In Microbacterium enclense, one genomic interval encodes:
- a CDS encoding fructosamine kinase family protein has protein sequence MEQHVKTRADAPAGFFAAEAAGLRWLAEAGGVRVARVIDMSEGRIAIERVDEVRPAVEAAEAFGAALAATHSAGAAAFGAAPPGWTGDIFIGRRSQPAIPRATWGAFYAAQRVEPFVPIAVTAGNLSASGAEVVGRACALVAEGAFDDDEPPARLHGDLWAGNVLWSSEGVVLIDPAAHGGHRETDLAMLALFGCPFLEQILSTYDQARPLRAGWRDRVPLHQLHPLAVHAAGHGPSYGRALVDAAEQTLALV, from the coding sequence ATGGAACAGCACGTGAAGACCCGCGCCGACGCCCCCGCCGGCTTCTTCGCCGCGGAAGCGGCGGGGCTGCGCTGGCTCGCGGAGGCCGGCGGGGTTCGCGTCGCCCGAGTGATCGACATGTCAGAAGGGCGGATCGCGATCGAGCGCGTCGACGAGGTGCGACCGGCGGTCGAGGCCGCCGAGGCGTTCGGCGCCGCGCTCGCTGCCACGCACTCTGCCGGGGCGGCGGCCTTCGGCGCCGCCCCTCCGGGCTGGACGGGAGACATCTTCATCGGCCGGCGCTCGCAGCCCGCGATCCCGCGCGCGACGTGGGGCGCGTTCTACGCCGCACAGCGTGTGGAGCCGTTCGTGCCGATCGCGGTCACGGCGGGGAACCTTTCGGCATCCGGAGCCGAGGTGGTGGGCCGCGCGTGCGCCCTCGTCGCGGAAGGCGCTTTCGACGACGACGAGCCGCCCGCCCGCCTGCACGGCGACCTCTGGGCCGGCAACGTGCTGTGGTCGTCCGAGGGTGTCGTGCTGATCGATCCCGCGGCTCACGGCGGGCACAGGGAGACCGATCTGGCGATGCTCGCGCTGTTCGGCTGCCCGTTCCTCGAACAGATCCTCTCGACATATGACCAGGCCCGGCCGCTCCGCGCGGGATGGCGCGACCGCGTTCCCCTGCACCAGTTGCACCCGCTGGCCGTCCATGCCGCGGGACACGGCCCCTCGTACGGCCGCGCGCTGGTCGATGCCGCGGAGCAGACGCTCGCGCTGGTGTGA
- a CDS encoding DNA/RNA non-specific endonuclease translates to MSDGYDPDFLGIPLPLPSPAAPTTRLDYPRFSVLLDEERRFAAVTAVVIDGATLRDLPRTGEWRLDPRVPAASQAGPEVYNRNDLDRGHLVRRRDPGWGSAKEAQDATEATFFYTNAAPQAAGFNQSKELWLGLEDHVLAYAESTDQRLAVFTAPVLGDDDPPYRGIRVPLRFWKIVAWHSGDVLSAAGFLLDQTDLVDTRQRLTVPPLGAFRTFQAPIADIAAEAGIDVGPLASADVFVRRGLRPVSARELREVDDIVL, encoded by the coding sequence ATGAGCGACGGCTACGACCCGGACTTCCTCGGCATCCCCCTCCCCCTTCCCTCCCCCGCTGCGCCGACGACGCGACTCGACTACCCGCGGTTCTCGGTGCTGCTCGATGAGGAGCGGAGGTTCGCGGCGGTCACGGCCGTCGTCATCGACGGGGCGACGCTGCGCGATCTGCCCCGGACCGGCGAATGGCGGCTCGACCCGCGCGTGCCCGCCGCGTCTCAGGCCGGTCCCGAGGTCTACAACCGCAACGATCTCGACCGCGGGCATCTCGTGCGCCGCCGCGATCCGGGGTGGGGGTCGGCGAAAGAGGCCCAGGATGCCACCGAAGCGACGTTCTTCTACACGAATGCCGCGCCGCAGGCGGCGGGGTTCAACCAGTCGAAGGAGCTGTGGCTGGGGCTGGAGGATCACGTGCTCGCCTACGCCGAGTCGACCGACCAGCGCCTGGCCGTCTTCACTGCGCCCGTCCTCGGCGACGACGATCCGCCGTACCGCGGCATCCGCGTGCCCCTGCGGTTCTGGAAGATCGTGGCGTGGCACAGCGGCGATGTCCTGTCGGCGGCGGGCTTCCTCCTCGATCAGACCGACCTCGTCGACACCCGGCAGCGGCTCACGGTGCCGCCGCTCGGAGCGTTCCGCACCTTTCAGGCGCCGATCGCCGACATAGCGGCCGAGGCCGGCATCGACGTGGGGCCGCTCGCGAGCGCCGACGTGTTCGTGCGGCGCGGGCTGCGCCCGGTCTCCGCCCGCGAGCTCCGGGAGGTCGACGACATCGTGCTGTGA
- a CDS encoding class I SAM-dependent methyltransferase produces MDATQWDERYRASAGGVWAAEPPAVVREIVAELTPGTAIDVATGDGRTATWLAARGWATTGIDFSSEGLALAAARPGADAVTWVHADVHAWAPGESIDLVVSCYLHLRDSAAAVARIAEWVAPGGTLVVIGHDVANIAAGGHGPSDPAVLYTPELLRVALDDRFRVERCERITRTNLDAELRGGHAATAIDTLLHAVRVR; encoded by the coding sequence ATGGATGCCACACAGTGGGACGAGCGCTACCGGGCCTCCGCCGGAGGAGTCTGGGCTGCCGAGCCGCCCGCGGTGGTGCGGGAGATCGTCGCCGAGCTCACGCCGGGCACGGCGATCGACGTCGCGACCGGCGACGGGCGCACAGCGACCTGGCTCGCTGCACGCGGCTGGGCCACCACGGGAATCGACTTCTCCTCGGAGGGGCTCGCGCTCGCCGCGGCCCGTCCCGGTGCGGACGCCGTGACCTGGGTGCACGCAGATGTGCACGCCTGGGCTCCCGGGGAATCCATCGACCTCGTCGTGTCCTGCTATCTGCACCTGCGTGACAGCGCCGCCGCCGTCGCGCGGATCGCAGAGTGGGTCGCGCCCGGCGGAACGCTCGTGGTGATCGGTCACGACGTCGCCAACATCGCCGCGGGCGGTCACGGTCCGTCAGACCCCGCGGTCCTCTACACGCCGGAGCTGCTGCGCGTCGCTCTCGACGACCGGTTCCGCGTCGAGCGATGCGAACGGATCACACGGACGAACTTGGATGCCGAGCTGCGCGGCGGACACGCGGCGACAGCGATCGACACGCTGCTGCACGCGGTGCGGGTGCGCTGA
- a CDS encoding FMN reductase has translation MAARRIAVITAGLSTPSSTRMLGDRLAHAVLAELRERGIDATSDVFELRDYAHDLTDNLLTGFAPPALEQMINAVVSADGIIAVTPIFSTSYSGLFKSFIDVLDPQALTGTPVLIGANAGTARHSLAIDYAIRPLFTYLHANPVPTGVFAASSDWGSAADEVAPLGSRVDRGAREFADAIAAREPVRDADPFDPSSYLGEGRSFGHLLGGLSGE, from the coding sequence ATGGCCGCCCGGCGTATCGCGGTCATCACCGCGGGGCTGTCGACGCCCTCGTCGACCCGCATGCTCGGTGACCGTCTGGCTCACGCTGTGCTCGCAGAACTGCGCGAGCGCGGGATCGACGCCACCAGCGACGTCTTCGAGCTGCGTGATTACGCTCACGACCTGACCGACAACCTGCTCACGGGCTTCGCTCCTCCGGCGCTCGAGCAGATGATCAACGCGGTCGTCTCGGCCGACGGCATCATCGCCGTCACGCCGATCTTCTCGACGAGCTACTCGGGCCTGTTCAAGTCGTTCATCGACGTGCTCGACCCGCAGGCGCTGACAGGCACTCCGGTGCTCATCGGCGCGAACGCCGGGACGGCCCGGCACTCGCTCGCGATCGACTACGCGATCCGTCCGCTGTTCACCTACCTGCACGCCAATCCCGTGCCCACCGGGGTGTTCGCGGCCTCCAGCGACTGGGGTTCCGCGGCCGACGAGGTCGCGCCGCTCGGCTCGCGCGTCGATCGCGGTGCTCGCGAGTTCGCCGATGCGATCGCGGCGCGCGAACCTGTCCGCGACGCCGACCCGTTCGACCCGTCGTCGTACCTCGGCGAGGGCCGGTCCTTCGGTCACCTGCTCGGCGGTCTGTCGGGGGAGTGA
- a CDS encoding LLM class flavin-dependent oxidoreductase: protein MQFGVMTVSDITQDPTTGKTPSEAQRIKDTLTIAMHTEEVGLDVFALGEHHNPPFWSSSPTTTLAYIAAQTERLILTTSTTLITTNDPVKIAEDFAMLQHVSGGRADLMLGRGNTGPVYPWFGKDIRQGLPLTIENYDLLHKLWREDVVDWEGKFRTPLQGFTSTPRPLDGVPPFVWHGSIRTPEIAEQAAYYGNGFFANNIFWPKEHYQRLITLYRERFAHYGHGTPQQAIVGLGGQVFMRANSQDAVREFRPYFDNAPVYGHGPSLEDFSEMTPLTVGSPQQIIDRYASMRETYGDYQRQLFLIDHAGLPTKTVLEQLDILGSEVVPVLRKELQKNRPAEVPDAPTHANLVEKIYAGAAPRQAVPGANRGDNMVAGSPYQDAAPRSGSAFGAAATKVGA from the coding sequence ATGCAGTTCGGTGTCATGACGGTGAGCGACATCACCCAGGACCCGACGACGGGGAAGACGCCGAGCGAAGCTCAGCGCATCAAGGACACCCTCACGATCGCCATGCACACCGAAGAGGTCGGTCTCGACGTCTTCGCTCTCGGCGAGCACCACAACCCGCCGTTCTGGTCGTCGTCGCCCACGACCACGCTGGCGTACATCGCCGCGCAGACCGAGCGCCTCATCCTGACCACCTCGACGACGCTCATCACCACGAACGACCCGGTGAAGATCGCCGAAGACTTCGCGATGCTCCAGCACGTGTCGGGCGGTCGCGCCGACCTCATGCTCGGTCGCGGCAACACCGGCCCCGTCTACCCCTGGTTCGGCAAGGACATCCGCCAGGGCCTGCCGCTGACGATCGAGAACTACGACCTGCTGCACAAGCTGTGGCGTGAGGACGTCGTCGACTGGGAGGGGAAGTTCCGCACGCCGCTGCAGGGCTTCACCTCGACCCCGCGTCCGCTCGACGGCGTGCCGCCGTTCGTCTGGCACGGCTCGATCCGTACGCCCGAGATCGCCGAGCAGGCCGCCTACTACGGCAACGGCTTCTTCGCGAACAACATCTTCTGGCCCAAGGAGCACTACCAGCGCCTCATCACGCTGTACCGCGAGCGCTTCGCTCACTACGGACACGGCACGCCCCAGCAGGCGATCGTCGGCCTCGGCGGGCAGGTCTTCATGCGCGCCAACTCGCAGGACGCGGTGCGGGAGTTCCGTCCGTACTTCGACAACGCGCCGGTGTACGGCCACGGTCCGAGCCTCGAGGACTTCAGCGAGATGACCCCGCTGACCGTCGGCTCGCCGCAGCAGATCATCGACCGGTACGCCTCGATGCGGGAGACCTACGGCGACTACCAGCGTCAGCTGTTCCTCATCGACCACGCGGGTCTTCCCACCAAGACGGTGCTCGAGCAGCTCGACATCCTCGGCTCCGAGGTCGTCCCTGTGCTGCGTAAAGAGCTGCAGAAGAACCGTCCGGCCGAGGTACCCGACGCGCCCACGCACGCGAACCTCGTCGAGAAGATCTACGCCGGCGCCGCCCCGCGCCAGGCGGTCCCCGGTGCGAACCGCGGGGACAACATGGTCGCGGGCAGCCCCTACCAGGATGCCGCTCCGCGTTCGGGCAGCGCCTTCGGTGCGGCGGCGACCAAGGTCGGTGCCTGA